A region of the Arenibacter antarcticus genome:
TTATAGGAATAGACGCCTACTTTCCCTTATCTGATCAAAAAACACCAACGGTTGCGCAACTGCGACAAGGCTGGCAGAAACACAAGGACAAAATAAGAACCCTATCCATGGCAGTGGACAAGCCAGTATTGTTTACGGAATATGGGTATAGAAGTAATAATTATACCGCTAAAAGACCCTGGTTGGTAGACCATAGTGAGGATGATATTAACCTAGATGCCCAGGTGAATGCGACCCAGGCTATTTTTGAAGAATTTTGGAATGAGGAGTGGTTTGCAGGTGGCTTTGTTTGGAAATGGTTTATAGATCATGAAAAGGCAGGCGGACCAATGGATAACAGGTTTACACCGCAAAATAAACCTGCCCAGGAAGTGATAAAGAATTTTTACAAACGGACTTAGGAACTCCCATCTACTTTTTGGTTCTATAGGGTTCGTTATTGGTTGCATCGTTTTGGTACTTATATAGTTTTAAAGACATCATTTGTTGTGCACTCTCCTAGATTTTTGGATTTCGGCAGAATTTTTGATAATCTTTGTTTAAAATTATTTTGGTGTATTTCAAAAGAACATATCGACTATTATGGATGCTTGGTTTGGTATCGCTTTACGGGTTTTCACAGACTTCAGTAAATACCGTCATTGCGGAAAAAGGGGATGGGATATATTCATTGCTCAGAAAACATGGAATGAGTCCAGCCGAGCATTATGGGCATTTTATTGCCTTGAATAAAGCTAATTTGTGGGATAGCATTCAGCTTTTTGAAGGCAGGGAGTACATTTTGCCACCTGTTGAGGTAGATTCGGTTGTAGTAGAAGCTTCCATTCAGAAAAAATCTACTGAAATTAAAGAGATTCCCAATGTATTGGAGGAGGGTATTTTCGGAAAAGAACACTCCTTGGTGACCATAAGGAGCAATAAGCTGAAAGGTGCTGTCTACTATTTAATCTCGGGACATGGCGGGCCCGATCCGGGTGCCGTGGCCATCTATGATGGAAAGATGATTGCAGAGGACGAGTATGCTTATGATATTACCTTGCGATTGGCCAAAGAGCTAATGTCTCACGGTGCTGAAACCTTTATCATTGTTAGGGACCCAAATGATGGGATTAGGGATTATAAGGTTTTGGAAATAGACAGGGATGAGGTAGTTTATCCCAACGAGGAAATCCCTTTAAACCAATTGCAACGATTAAAACAACGGGTTGATGTGGTAAACAAGCTGTACTTGGAAAATAGTGGTAAATATCAGCGGTTAATCGTAACGCA
Encoded here:
- a CDS encoding N-acetylmuramoyl-L-alanine amidase is translated as MYFKRTYRLLWMLGLVSLYGFSQTSVNTVIAEKGDGIYSLLRKHGMSPAEHYGHFIALNKANLWDSIQLFEGREYILPPVEVDSVVVEASIQKKSTEIKEIPNVLEEGIFGKEHSLVTIRSNKLKGAVYYLISGHGGPDPGAVAIYDGKMIAEDEYAYDITLRLAKELMSHGAETFIIVRDPNDGIRDYKVLEIDRDEVVYPNEEIPLNQLQRLKQRVDVVNKLYLENSGKYQRLIVTHVDSRSKGQNIDVFFYHHEKSKNGKHLAESIHKTFLNKYREYQPNRSYEGTFGDRSGLYLVKNTLPAMAYIEIGNIKNKKDQRRILDTDNRQALAKWISEGVILDRDRKLR